A DNA window from Zingiber officinale cultivar Zhangliang chromosome 3A, Zo_v1.1, whole genome shotgun sequence contains the following coding sequences:
- the LOC122050632 gene encoding uncharacterized protein LOC122050632, whose protein sequence is MVADEVDKGMEEANEASRVKRHRVLNFFSDDDGATAVNEHLSSEVREDSTSAKICTQNLQSNLTCSDDRFLFSNEVLDPSSDEWMENYFNDSEMYCNSKYISFPFHASWLNLHSCYILLII, encoded by the exons ATGGTAGCAGATGAGGTCGATAAGGGCATGGAGGAAGCAAACGAGGCATCAAGAGTGAAAAGGCATCGtgttctaaattttttttctgaTGATGATGGTGCCACAGCCGTCAATGAGCATTTGTCCTCTGAA GTTCGGGAGGACTCGACATCAGCAAAAATATGCACACAAAATTTACAGTCGAATCTCACGTGTTCAg ATGATAGATTTCTTTTCAGTAATGAAGTCTTGGATCCATCCTCAGATGAATGGATGGAGAACTATTTCAATGATAGTGAGATGTATTGCAACTCTAAAtacatatcttttcctttccatgCTTCATGGTTGAATTTACATAGTTGTTATATTCTGTTGATAATCTAG